In Polaribacter sp. Hel_I_88, the following proteins share a genomic window:
- a CDS encoding NAD(P)H-dependent glycerol-3-phosphate dehydrogenase: protein MKLQVGLLGGGSWGTTVASLTAKNAKTILWARNQETVDEINTHHTNEKYLPDAKLTSSLKASTSIKETVEDADVIVMGVPAQSFREVLLEAKPHIRPWVPIINLAKGLEISTKMRMTEIIEEIMPGHPAGVLTGPNLAKEIHFGNAAAAVIAMVDKTIASKLQDVFSSGLFRVYTNSDVIGCELGGALKNIIAIATGMGDGANAGDNTRAAIITRGLAELTRLGIAMGGKQRTFYGLAGMGDLVATCSSDKSRNHHVGFQLGRGKNLEQIIAEMNEVAEGVKTAKVVMELAKEYKVDMPISEEIYKVLYEGNTINEAFRGLLRYEVGSEKEPG, encoded by the coding sequence ATGAAACTACAAGTAGGCTTATTAGGTGGTGGTTCTTGGGGAACTACTGTTGCTTCATTGACTGCAAAAAATGCAAAAACGATACTTTGGGCAAGAAATCAAGAAACAGTAGATGAGATTAATACCCATCACACAAACGAAAAATATTTACCTGATGCAAAATTAACCTCAAGTTTAAAAGCATCAACATCCATAAAAGAAACTGTGGAAGACGCAGACGTAATTGTTATGGGAGTTCCTGCACAAAGTTTTCGTGAAGTTTTATTAGAAGCAAAACCACATATAAGACCTTGGGTGCCCATCATAAATTTAGCAAAAGGCTTAGAGATTTCCACTAAAATGCGCATGACAGAAATCATTGAAGAAATTATGCCTGGACATCCTGCAGGAGTTTTAACAGGACCAAATTTGGCAAAAGAAATCCATTTTGGAAATGCTGCAGCTGCTGTAATTGCTATGGTTGATAAAACAATCGCTTCAAAATTACAAGATGTTTTTAGTTCTGGTTTGTTTCGTGTTTATACAAATTCTGATGTAATTGGTTGCGAATTGGGTGGAGCTTTAAAAAATATAATTGCGATTGCAACAGGAATGGGTGATGGTGCAAATGCTGGCGATAATACACGTGCAGCAATTATTACAAGAGGTTTAGCAGAACTCACTAGATTGGGAATTGCCATGGGTGGCAAACAACGCACTTTTTATGGTTTGGCAGGAATGGGCGATTTAGTAGCAACTTGTTCATCTGATAAAAGTAGAAATCATCATGTTGGTTTTCAATTAGGGAGAGGCAAAAATTTAGAGCAAATTATTGCTGAAATGAATGAAGTTGCAGAAGGCGTAAAAACGGCAAAAGTTGTGATGGAACTCGCAAAAGAATATAAAGTTGATATGCCAATATCCGAAGAAATTTATAAGGTTTTATATGAAGGAAACACTATAAATGAAGCTTTTAGAGGGTTGTTAAGATATGAAGTTGGTTCTGAAAAAGAACCAGGATAA